One part of the Sarcophilus harrisii chromosome 5, mSarHar1.11, whole genome shotgun sequence genome encodes these proteins:
- the MYF6 gene encoding myogenic factor 6, which yields MPSGWFLPGLGAHHPAPEEPEAKEESIMMDLFETGSYFFYLDGENGALQQLEMAEGSPLYPGSDGNLSPCQDQMPPEAGSDSSGEEHVLAPPGLQPPHCPGQCLIWACKTCKRKSAPTDRRKAATLRERRRLKKINEAFEALKRRTVANPNQRLPKVEILRSAITYIERLQDLLHRLDQQEKMQELGADPFSYSPKQTNLPSSDFLSTCSSEWENVSDHSRALTISPREVGGPIIESSASSSLRCLSSIVDSISSEDPKLINVEEVVEK from the exons ATGCCATCTGGGTGGTTCCTCCCGGGTTTGGGAGCCCATCACCCAGCTCCCGAAGAGCCAGAGGCCAAAGAGGAGAGCATAATGATGGACCTTTTCGAAACGGGCTCCTATTTCTTCTACCTGGACGGGGAGAATGGAGCCTTGCAGCAACTGGAGATGGCCGAGGGCTCCCCTCTGTACCCGGGCAGCGACGGCAACCTGTCTCCTTGCCAGGACCAAATGCCCCCCGAAGCCGGGAGCGACAGCAGCGGCGAAGAGCACGTACTGGCCCCCCCGGGCTTACAACCGCCTCACTGTCCTGGTCAGTGCCTCATCTGGGCCTGTAAAACTTGCAAGAGGAAATCAGCCCCGACGGACCGGCGCAAAGCAGCCACTCTGCGAGAGAGAAGACGCCTGAAGAAGATTAATGAGGCCTTCGAAGCCCTGAAGCGCAGGACAGTGGCCAACCCCAACCAGAGGCTGCCCAAAGTGGAGATACTGCGGAGTGCCATCACTTACATCGAACGGCTGCAGGACCTCCTTCACCGGCTGGATCAGCAGGAGAAGATGCAAGAGCTGGGGGCAGACCCCTTCAGCTACAGCCCTAAGCAAACAAAT CTTCCCAGTTCTGATTTCCTGAGCACCTGCAGCTCTGAATGGGAAAATGTTTCTGATCATTCCAGGGCCCTAACCATAAGTCCCAGAGAAG TCGGAGGGCCCATAATCGAGTCATCTGCCTCCAGTAGTCTTCGGTGTCTTTCTTCCATCGTGGACAGTATTTCCTCGGAAGACCCTAAGCTTATCAACGTGGAGGAGGTGGTGGAGAAATAA